A genomic segment from Diospyros lotus cultivar Yz01 chromosome 5, ASM1463336v1, whole genome shotgun sequence encodes:
- the LOC127801215 gene encoding putative pentatricopeptide repeat-containing protein At3g08820: protein MSPTALEIKKRLLQGGLGSLNQLKHVHARLLRLGLDQDNYLLNLFLKSCFNSTCIDYSKLIFDRTQQPNIYLYNTMIRGLVSSDFYEEAIQFYGLMRREGFFPNNFTFPFVLKACARILDFPLGVKMHTLVVKSGFDCDVYVKTGLVCLYSKCGDVENAHKLFVDIPDKHVISWTAIISGYIGIGQFREAIDMFRGWLEMGLRPDSFTLVRILSACTHLGDLTSGEWVHGYLVDAGMGMNVFVATALIAMYAKFANMRRARLVFDGMPERDIVSWGAMIQGYASNGLPKEAIDLFYRMQRENLKPDCYAMVGVLSACAQLGALELGEWARNLIEREEFLTNPVVGTSLIDMYAKCGNMASAWGVFKEMKERDLVVWNAAISGLSMNGHVKAAFGLFGLVEKLGIQPNGNTFIGLLCGCTHAGLVSDGRKYFNSMDRIYSLLPTIEHYGCMVDLLGRAGLLDEAHRLIKSMPMQANSIVWGALLSGCRVHRDTVLAEHVLEQLLELEPWNSSNYVLLSNIYSVNHRWDDAEKIRENMIQRGIKKTPGYSWVEVDGVVHEFLVGDKSHPLSEKIYDKLGELSKELKAAGYVPTTEFVLFDIEDEEKEHFLGYHSEKLAIAFALINTAPTLVIRVVKNLRVCGDCHTAIKLISRITGREIIVRDNSRFHCFIEGSCSCKDYW from the coding sequence ATGTCTCCAACGGCTCTAGAGATCAAGAAACGCCTCCTCCAAGGAGGCCTCGGCTCCCTCAATCAGCTCAAGCACGTCCATGCTCGGCTTCTCCGTCTCGGCCTCGACCAAGACAACTATCTGCTCAACCTGTTCTTGAAATCTTGCTTCAATTCCACTTGCATCGATTACTCTAAACTTATCTTTGACCGAACACAGCAACCCAACATCTATCTCTACAACACAATGATAAGGGGCTTGGTTTCCAGCGACTTTTACGAGGAAGCTATTCAATTCTACGGCTTAATGCGGAGAGAAGGCTTTTTCCCCAACAATTTTACTTTCCCTTTTGTACTGAAAGCTTGCGCAAGGATTTTGGATTTCCCGTTAGGTGTGAAGATGCATACACTCGTGGTGAAATCGGGTTTTGATTGCGATGTGTATGTTAAGACTGGTCTGGTGTGTCTGTACTCGAAATGCGGGGACGTGGAGAATGCCCATAAGTTGTTTGTTGATATACCTGATAAACATGTTATTTCTTGGACTGCGATTATTAGTGGGTATATTGGCATTGGCCAATTCAGGGAAGCTATTGATATGTTTAGGGGGTGGTTGGAGATGGGTTTGAGGCCTGATAGTTTTACACTAGTTCGTATTTTATCTGCGTGTACTCATTTAGGAGATTTAACTAGTGGTGAGTGGGTGCATGGGTATTTGGTAGATGCTGGAATGGGAATGAATGTCTTTGTAGCTACTGCTTTAATCGCCATGTATGCCAAGTTTGCAAACATGCGTAGAGCTCGACTTGTCTTTGATGGGATGCCTGAGAGGGATATTGTTTCTTGGGGTGCCATGATTCAAGGTTATGCATCAAACGGACTCCCAAAAGAAGCCATTGACCTCTTTTACCGCATGCAGAGAGAAAATTTGAAACCTGATTGTTATGCCATGGTTGGAGTTCTTTCTGCTTGTGCCCAGTTGGGAGCACTAGAATTAGGAGAGTGGGCCAGAAACTTAATTGAGAGAGAGGAGTTTTTGACAAACCCTGTGGTTGGTACGTCACTAATTGACATGTATGCAAAATGTGGGAATATGGCTTCAGCTTGGGGAGTCTTCAAAGAGATGAAGGAGAGGGACCTTGTGGTCTGGAATGCTGCAATATCTGGCCTTTCCATGAATGGCCATGTCAAAGCTGCATTTGGTCTATTTGGCCTGGTAGAGAAACTTGGGATACAACCTAATGGGAACACCTTTATCGGTCTGCTTTGTGGGTGTACTCATGCGGGTCTTGTTAGTGATGGTCGTAAGTATTTTAATAGCATGGACCGTATCTATTCTTTGCTTCCAACTATTGAGCACTATGGATGTATGGTTGATCTTCTAGGCCGTGCTGGACTACTAGATGAAGCTCATCGACTAATCAAAAGTATGCCTATGCAGGCTAATTCTATTGTTTGGGGAGCATTACTAAGTGGATGCAGGGTGCATCGAGATACAGTGCTGGCTGAACATGTATTAGAACAATTGCTCGAGTTGGAACCTTGGAACTCCAGTAATTATGTGCTTTTGTCCAATATTTACTCTGTAAACCATAGATGGGATGATGCGGAGAAAATTAGGGAAAATATGATTCAGAGAGGGATTAAGAAAACACCTGGTTATAGTTGGGTTGAAGTTGATGGTGTTGTTCATGAGTTCCTTGTGGGTGACAAGTCTCATCCCCTATCAGAAAAGATATATGACAAACTTGGCGAATTGAGTAAGGAGTTGAAAGCTGCCGGTTATGTTCCTACTACAGAATTTGTGCTTTTTGATATTGAAGATGAGGAGAAGGAACACTTCCTTGGTTATCATAGTGAGAAGCTGGCTATTGCATTTGCTCTCATCAATACTGCACCAACTCTTGTAATTCGAGTTGTGAAAAACCTTAGGGTCTGTGGTGACTGTCATACGGCTATAAAACTCATTTCAAGGATAACAGGTAGAGAGATAATAGTTAGGGACAACAGTCGATTCCACTGTTTTATTGAGGGGTCATGCTCATGCAAAGATTATTGGTGA
- the LOC127800989 gene encoding transcription termination factor MTERF4, chloroplastic — protein MKIISCTGIKPTFLLIRHELPTLTFCQPQFTTTSRTWISSNRVIRNRITTKFQCSVASETFTSDSVDSSLSKMDRGNLVRKQVRSSSLYSRPTLSEMKNERMANRARVYEFLKGIGIVPDELDGLELPVTVEVMRERIDFLHKLGLTIDDINNYPLVLGCSVKKNMIPVLDYLGKLGVRKSTFTEFLQRYPQVLHASVVVDLQPVVNYLQGMDIKPHDIPRVLERYPEVLGFKLEGTMSTSVAYLVGIGVARREIGRVLTDYPEILGMRVGRVIKPFVEYLESLGIQRLAVARLIEKRPYILGFELEETVMPNVESLLSFNVKQSSLAFVIAQYPEIIGIDLKPKLLSRCSLLNSILGLGPEDFGRVVEKMPQVVSLSDTSMVKHVDFLNNSGFSSQQVMKMVVGCPQVLALNLDIMKLSFDYFQTEMGRGLDDLVTFPAFFTYSLESTIKPRHKMVSEKGLQCSLAWLLNCSDNKFAERMSYDFIDMEEAEMDSSSDMELTSAESASDFEEDSDEEEYV, from the coding sequence ATGAAGATCATAAGCTGTACTGGCATAAAACCCACTTTTTTGCTCATACGACACGAGTTACCTACTCTTACATTTTGTCAACCCCAATTTACTACCACATCAAGGACATGGATTTCAAGTAATCGTGTGATAAGAAATAGAATCACTACAAAGTTTCAGTGCTCTGTTGCCAGTGAGACATTTACTTCTGATTCAGTAGATTCATCTTTATCCAAGATGGACAGAGGTAATTTAGTCCGCAAACAAGTTCGTTCCTCATCCTTGTATAGTCGCCCTACTCTATCAGAAATGAAGAATGAGAGAATGGCAAATCGAGCCCGAGTTTATGAGTTCTTGAAGGGAATTGGTATTGTACCTGATGAGCTTGATGGTTTGGAACTTCCTGTGACAGTTGAGGTTATGAGGGAACGTATAGACTTCCTTCATAAATTAGGGCTTACAATTGATGACATTAACAATTACCCTCTTGTTCTTGGTTGCAGTGTGAAGAAAAACATGATACCTGTTCTTGATTATCTTGGAAAATTGGGTGTTAGAAAATCTACTTTTACAGAATTCTTGCAGCGATACCCTCAAGTCCTCCATGCTAGTGTTGTGGTAGACCTTCAACCTGTTGTTAACTATCTCCAGGGGATGGACATCAAACCACATGATATACCTCGGGTTCTTGAGAGGTATCCGGAAGTATTGGGATTCAAGCTGGAGGGGACGATGAGCACATCAGTGGCTTACTTGGTTGGAATTGGTGTGGCAAGAAGAGAGATCGGTAGGGTTTTAACTGATTATCCTGAGATACTGGGAATGCGGGTTGGCCGAGTAATCAAACCATTtgtggaatatcttgaaagttTGGGAATACAAAGATTAGCTGTGGCCAGACTGATTGAGAAGCGGCCTTATATTCTTGGATTTGAACTAGAAGAAACAGTGATGCCGAATGTTGAATCCCTTCTTTCTTTTAATGTTAAACAAAGTTCACTGGCTTTTGTGATTGCGCAATATCCTGAAATTATAGGAATTGACCTTAAACCAAAGCTTCTCAGCCGGTGTAGCCTTCTCAATTCAATTCTTGGTTTGGGGCctgaagattttgggagagttgTTGAGAAGATGCCACAGGTTGTCAGCCTTAGTGATACATCTATGGTAAAGCATGTAGATTTCCTCAACAACAGTGGCTTTTCCTCGCAACAAGTGATGAAAATGGTCGTGGGGTGCCCCCAGGTCCTTGCTTTGAATCTTGATATCATGAAACTCAGTTTCGATTACTTCCAAACAGAGATGGGGAGGGGCCTAGATGACTTGGTTACTTTTCCAGCCTTCTTTACTTACAGTCTTGAATCGACTATAAAACCACGACATAAGATGGTCTCGGAGAAGGGGTTGCAGTGTTCTCTCGCATGGCTTCTGAACTGCTCTGACAATAAATTTGCCGAACGAATGAGCTATGACTTCATTGACATGGAGGAGGCAGAAATGGATTCATCATCTGATATGGAGCTCACAAGTGCAGAGTCTGCTTCTGACTTTGAGGAAGACAGTGATGAGGAGGAGTATGTATAG